tcctttctgatggaggcataatactccatagtgtatatggaccacatcttccttatccattcatccgttgaagggcatcttggttctttccatagtttggcgactgtggccattttgtgggtttttgttgttattgttgttgtgaAATCTCGGGACCCACAGCAGTAAGTGCAGAATACTCTGTGTTCAATAAGCACCTGCTGAATGAATTCAGTGACAACAGCAACAGGAAGAAAAGGACAGGTGTGAGAGGACCTTCGTCTGGCAGTATTTGATGATTGATTAAAGGATGAAATGAAGACAGAATTGAgctgatgtttttgtttttgtttttgttttcaattttacttGGTGACTAGGTGTATTTTTTATTGGATCCCCTGGCTTTGTGAACACAGAACAGGATTTGGTTGGTAAAGGCATGAAGACgtgtgttttgaattttaaaattgcaGGTAAGAAGTGTATCTCTCTGACTTACTAGAGCTCATTAAAAGCAATATAGAGATTTGCGTTTATAGCTGAATGGCATTTTCCTTGATGTCCTCTTCCCCAGGTCATGAACCTCAGCTGCTCCTCGTGGCAAGACAACAACCTGTCTGTCAAGTACTTCGTGTTTGCCAAGTTCTCTGAGGTCAGAGAACAGTGTTTCCTTTTATTCACCCTCATCCTCCTCATGTTTTTATCCTCCCTCACAGGAAATGCCCTCATAGCCCTTGCCATCTGGACCAACTCAGTCctccacacacccatgtacttcttcctggccAACCTGTCTCTCTTAGAGATTGGCTACACATGCTCAGTCATACCCAAGATGCTGCAGAGCCTCGTGAGTGAAGCCCGGGGTATCTCCCGGGAGGGGTGTGCTACACAGATGTTTTTCTTCACATTATTTGCTATCAGTGAGTGCTGTCTTTTGGCAGCCATGGCTTTTGACCGTTACATGGCCATATGCTCCCCTCTCCACTATGCAACACGAATGAGCCGTGGGGTATGTGCCCAGTTGGCAGTCGTTTCCTGGGGAGTGGGTTGCATGGTAGGCTTGGGCCAGACCAACTACATTTTCTCCTTGAACTTCTGTGGCCCCTGTGAAATAGACCACTTCTTCTGTGACCTTCCCCCTATCCTGGCTCTTGCCTGTGGTGATACATCCCATAATGAGGCCGCAGTTTTTGTTGTGGCCATTCTTTGCATTTCCAGTCCATTTTTACTAATCATTGCTTCCTATGGCAGGATCCTAGCTGCTGTGTTGATCATGCCCTCCCCTGAGGGCCGCCGTAAAGCTCTTTCCACCTGTTCTTCCCACCTGCTTGTAGTGACGCTCTTCTATGGCTCTGGGTCTGTCACCTACTTGAGACCCAAGGCCAGCCATTCACCAGGAATAGATAAACTCCTAGCTCTGTTCTACACAGTGGTGACATCCATGCTCAATCCCATCATCTACAGCTTACGGAACAAGGAGGTCAAGGCAGCTCTCCAGAGAACCCTGGGTAAGAAGAAAGTTTTGACTCATGGGTAGATCCTGGAGGACCATGCAAATCGGCTTTTTGAAAAGATGCACACACAACCCAggagtaaataaagaaaacaaaactgatctCTGTAGTATGCTCTCTGCAACCTATTTTGTGAGGACCTTCTTTAATAATAGTAGCTGTAATTTTGGAGACACCTCTGTAGTCACGGTCAAACTGCTGATTGCCAAATTCTGGAAGGAAGTTGGTTACCAAAGAATTTTGATAGATGAGTCCAATACTAGACAGGTGTTCCAAAATATGTCAGTCTAGGCTTGCTGTATACACTGCCATATTATATCTTAGAAGTCTGgcaaattctcattttttattcttaggCATTTTCTAGCCTCTGAGTGTCTCCTGTGAATCTGCCCTCGTCTCTGGAGGCAGTGTTCCCACATATGTCTGTCCCACATGACTCTCAATTCCCTAATAACTCCATGGAGCACATTATTTCCTTCcacaaaaaaaatgctttaaacacTTCTACCGTAATTATCATTACAATGATATAGAATTAATTCTTTCTGTGAGTTGCAtgtactataaaaatatttaaatatgaaaaaaagcaaacacattcCAGAGGCATTTGTtgcagaaaattaaaagaaaaaagtgggaaaTTTTTATCAAGAGTCTCCACggtgaaaatctttttaaagagataatCATATTTAAATTCAGGAAGGAGAATAATGAACCAAAAATTATTAACACatataattaaaagatttttatgtaatttataaaatttgcATATATGCAAATGAAATCTGGCTCCATATGTTTGGAAATCATCCATATACTTGCTCTGAAGGGAAATGAGCTGTAAGCATCTAGAGAGGCATTGCGTGGAATGTGAGCACCTAGTTCTCAGGGAGGTGCTGTGGGTTGTGAGGAGTTGGTAACTGCTCATGTAGTAGCTGTAATGGGACAGAGCAGAGGTCTATGACTTAATCATTGTGTATGATGGACAGTCCTGAGTATGATGGACAACCTGGTCCCCTAGTTAGCAATGCTGTATGTACTCTTGATGTGtgctgagagagtagatcttaagtgttctcaccacacacataaTCTCTGTGAGGCAAGGGGTGTGTTAGTATAATCACTTCACAACACATGTgggtatcaaatcatcatgttataCACTGTAAAGACATGCAGTTTTGTTTGAGATCTAAATATCAATTAGcaggaaaagatcaaaagatGTGATGATTCTACTAGGGATAATGGTGATATTAACTAATGACCACGATGTGCATTTTGCCAGATATCCCTATTTTACCAAGAACTACACAGTTCATTCAAACACataatttatgtataatataaatgttaaaatatttgtggacatttctattaaaacaaatataacacaTGCTCTTCAGAgcaaatgtataaaatgtataaaaatgtacaaattaaactttaattcatttatattccTTCCATGCAATAATAaccaatgtaaatatttatttaatttagcctttttctttctgcacccatacatgcacacacatgcactgaAGTCCCTTCTCATGACAGATTATGTTGAAAATATAAAAGGTATGAAAAATGCATCTTCTAgaacatttaatatttgttttaaatatatacattgtcATGAATTAATTTACCCTCCATATTTTCTCTATTAAATCCTCCTGAATGTTGATAAGGGAGAAATTCTTTGCTAACTTTGATTCTAAAACCCTGTGCCATCTATTTCCAAGAGGCCTTAAAGTGCATTCTCCTGAGCACCAGTTCTGACAGCAGCACCGACCATAGGATAACCACCGTTTACTGGATTCTGAATACATGAAAGGGCAGCTCAGACTCCTTCAGTGTTTGTCTAAAATTTGACCTTGAAAACCACCCAGGTACTATTGTTATTCTACCCTCGTGGAGCCcaaggaagagaggcagaagctGCTCGCCTCCAGGAGTTGGTAAGGGCCAACATTGGTTACAGAAGATCTGATGCAAGATCCATGGTTCTTGGCCACAGATTCCAGGAGAGTTTATTCCATTAATTCTGACTCCCTGTGTACGCTGTCCCCGGGATAAGTAAGAGTGAAAAGATCATAGAATGTCTCTGCTGATAAGGGACAGCCTTGGTGTTCAGGCTTCTTTCTAACTTGTGAGATTTTTTTCAGAGGCatgatattctttttattttttgaaagcctATCTTTTGGTTTTAATCAGCATATGCAGTATAAACAGTAACTTCTGATTTATATTTAACAATAATcccaaagaaaacctaaatatatATGCCTATTATCTTGAAAGTACACACATTACTGTTTACCTCCTGTTTACATGAAAATCCAGTCATAAGCATGTTTTCTTAGAGCAAAATTCTCAAACAAATAGATTTTTAGAATGTGCTAAAAAGTTTATTTGATTCAATAATGGATGAACCAGCAGAAGATCAAAGCCAGGTGGATAAAGGCCAAACAATAAGGAAATACATGCcaagagaaagagtttgaaaaaGAAGGTATTAATTTTATAACTCTTAGAATTATTTTCTATAGCAAGTTGCAAAATCATAACGTACCATCAGCCCCTCTAGGTCAGCCTGTCTCCTTACAGAATGGCCAAGCTGTGCTTGGTTTGCCAATTGTCATCAGAGGGCCAGCCCTGACCTGGTGCTTGCTTGTGAAAATAAGGTGTAATTGAAGCCCAACCATCCCTCACTGACAAACTGCCTAGGGACTGCTTTTCTGCATTTCCTGTTTTCCTGCCTGCAGAGTGCAGTGCTAGCTGCAGAGATCACACACAACCATGGACCTACCCCGTATAGGACACCTCCACACATAACAAACATACCAACAAAATGCAAGGTGTGGAAATTTGTGGATCCTGATTTGAACAAACCAaagataaaaagacatttttaagacaGATAAGAAAGCAGAAACATGGGCTGATAGATTATAATTAAGAAGTattgttcattttcattctaaATTACTTACATTTGCAATAATATGATGTCTgggatttacttttaaaaattacagcaaaaaaaaaaaactatggggggaaatatttgaaacaaaattgGTGTGATGTTGATAAATGTTCATGTTTACTTGCTGTATCCCTGGGTTTATCTCATGTTAACCTACTTGTGTTTACTATGCCTGAAATGGTCATGATGAGGGAGTAGGAAGCTGGCTGAGGGCAAAATCAGGCACCTTGCACCCCTCTCCACCAGCTCGCCTAggtaaatagttaacttgcagagatcacatcCTGTAAGACAGAgcctcccttggtttacaaatgccctagagatctacaaagaagttaccttatcaatagcacaaatttccagaggcaaataactcagttcctcagccctaaataaagttaaatttcttctaaacccaaatctcagtaacaaagacgcttgatagcagaaatgtgaatAGCTTGCCAAAAGAACATTGATCAAGCTGCAAGGCCTCCtgtatcctggcaccttgtaggccctctttagcatatgaaaactctgttgaaacctcccttcccctcaccttcccccaaccacagggtacataacctgccatccctcacaacccggggcagcaggccttcctgcccatgggtcctgtccctgtgctttaataaaccaccattttgcaccaaagatgtctcaagaattctttcttggtcatcagctctggacctccaaacctcacctaggttct
The DNA window shown above is from Neovison vison isolate M4711 chromosome 11, ASM_NN_V1, whole genome shotgun sequence and carries:
- the LOC122890414 gene encoding olfactory receptor 10C1-like; the encoded protein is MNLSCSSWQDNNLSVKYFVFAKFSEVREQCFLLFTLILLMFLSSLTGNALIALAIWTNSVLHTPMYFFLANLSLLEIGYTCSVIPKMLQSLVSEARGISREGCATQMFFFTLFAISECCLLAAMAFDRYMAICSPLHYATRMSRGVCAQLAVVSWGVGCMVGLGQTNYIFSLNFCGPCEIDHFFCDLPPILALACGDTSHNEAAVFVVAILCISSPFLLIIASYGRILAAVLIMPSPEGRRKALSTCSSHLLVVTLFYGSGSVTYLRPKASHSPGIDKLLALFYTVVTSMLNPIIYSLRNKEVKAALQRTLGKKKVLTHG